The following proteins are encoded in a genomic region of Lactiplantibacillus plantarum:
- a CDS encoding ORF6N domain-containing protein codes for MQEVQQVKFNGDLILTTEQLAEFYGTTSRRITDNFNANRDKFIEGTHYFHLEGSQLKQFKNQTRKTGLVSEHAGAINLWTKRGASRHSKMLGTDQAWDMFDELEENYFDPKQFALPTSPREIARLALQANEETNQRLDSVEGDVKDLKENQVIPNPEYSALSRRVNQRVSEVAHSYGHITQKQRGELFKDINGGIKKIANVSARSMLRKKDYQMVMDFINDWEPSTATKTIIRQTSLRLDKQPA; via the coding sequence ATGCAAGAGGTACAACAAGTTAAATTTAACGGAGATCTAATTTTAACTACTGAACAGTTAGCCGAATTTTATGGAACAACCTCACGACGCATTACTGATAATTTTAATGCTAATAGGGACAAATTTATTGAAGGTACTCATTATTTTCATTTAGAAGGTAGCCAACTGAAACAATTTAAGAACCAAACCCGAAAAACGGGATTGGTTAGTGAACACGCCGGTGCAATTAATTTATGGACTAAACGTGGTGCTAGCCGGCATTCTAAAATGCTTGGAACTGATCAAGCTTGGGACATGTTTGATGAGCTGGAAGAAAACTACTTTGACCCGAAACAGTTTGCACTACCAACATCACCGAGAGAGATTGCCAGATTGGCGCTGCAAGCCAATGAGGAAACTAATCAGCGCCTAGACAGTGTAGAGGGCGATGTGAAAGACCTCAAAGAGAACCAAGTTATTCCAAATCCTGAATACAGCGCACTTAGCCGTCGAGTTAACCAACGGGTGTCGGAAGTGGCTCACAGTTATGGGCATATCACACAGAAACAGCGTGGCGAGCTGTTTAAGGACATTAACGGTGGCATCAAGAAGATTGCTAACGTGAGCGCTCGGTCAATGCTACGCAAGAAGGACTACCAGATGGTAATGGACTTCATTAATGATTGGGAGCCGTCTACAGCAACTAAGACGATTATTCGGCAGACGTCACTTAGATTAGACAAACAGCCAGCATAG
- a CDS encoding helix-turn-helix domain-containing protein, whose translation MTLFDRIKTISKERGYSIAEVERKAGISANYMYQWKKRNPSPKALASVADVLNVSVDYLLGKTDDNSTSMKPKQVDITDDDYIMTYQGKPIPPEDMEYIKRILNGGKD comes from the coding sequence ATGACGCTGTTTGACAGGATAAAAACAATTTCGAAAGAACGTGGATATTCAATTGCTGAGGTTGAACGTAAAGCCGGGATAAGCGCAAATTATATGTATCAGTGGAAAAAACGTAATCCAAGCCCTAAAGCTTTGGCTTCCGTAGCCGATGTTTTAAATGTTTCTGTTGATTACTTATTAGGCAAAACGGATGACAATTCTACTTCAATGAAGCCCAAACAAGTTGATATTACAGATGACGACTATATTATGACCTATCAGGGTAAGCCTATCCCTCCTGAAGATATGGAGTACATCAAACGCATCTTAAACGGTGGGAAGGACTGA
- a CDS encoding ImmA/IrrE family metallo-endopeptidase has protein sequence MQYAWDHGISCILTDKLDAYTPSSAKPENNIVLINLKWHNPSEIAFQMAHELGHVINHDEGILYFSSFSNKSKYERMANLEALKILIPIYLSEVDTYADNSVMPFMENFGIPKRLEDDVVNAFRTNVSN, from the coding sequence ATGCAGTATGCTTGGGATCATGGAATATCTTGCATCTTAACAGACAAACTAGATGCATACACTCCGTCGTCAGCCAAACCGGAAAATAACATCGTTCTAATTAACCTAAAATGGCACAATCCGTCTGAAATCGCCTTTCAAATGGCACATGAATTAGGCCACGTTATCAACCATGATGAAGGAATATTATATTTTTCTAGTTTTAGCAATAAATCTAAATATGAGCGCATGGCTAATTTAGAAGCATTGAAAATACTTATTCCAATTTATTTAAGCGAAGTTGATACGTATGCTGACAATAGTGTCATGCCGTTTATGGAAAATTTTGGTATACCCAAACGATTAGAAGATGATGTCGTTAACGCCTTCCGCACTAATGTTAGTAACTAG
- a CDS encoding DUF4352 domain-containing protein, whose product MRKIIMASSVLLGGLLLAGCGNSSSKSSSSNSDLKKETTSQLNKKYTSKIAEHAQEGKLTSDEKLILAAHDKVQAQEIDKTKAKFVGKTAIFPKRGTVEITHVAKVPTYDDNTATGKRVVVVIAKITNTSKKTRSADSIQTGNNEDASLGLTVYQNSDSTKENLSDDHEIDDPNALYNDATAKLTDQDLSFQKHSILPGKSENVVYEAFNLVNNKNPLIFKIQDGTGESNSSDVLSGHSTVKIPMSNVKEATLSSLIN is encoded by the coding sequence ATGAGAAAAATTATTATGGCCAGTTCTGTTTTATTAGGGGGATTGTTACTTGCAGGATGTGGGAATTCTAGCAGTAAATCTTCAAGTTCAAATAGTGACCTAAAAAAAGAAACCACATCGCAACTGAACAAAAAATACACTAGTAAAATTGCTGAACACGCTCAAGAAGGAAAATTAACCAGTGACGAAAAACTAATTCTTGCAGCGCATGATAAAGTTCAAGCACAAGAAATTGATAAGACTAAGGCAAAGTTTGTCGGTAAAACAGCGATCTTTCCTAAACGTGGAACTGTCGAAATTACTCATGTTGCCAAAGTACCGACCTATGACGATAACACAGCGACGGGCAAAAGGGTTGTGGTTGTGATAGCAAAAATAACCAATACTTCTAAAAAGACACGCTCAGCTGATAGTATTCAGACAGGAAATAACGAAGACGCTAGTTTAGGCTTAACTGTTTACCAAAATAGCGATTCTACTAAAGAAAATTTATCTGACGACCATGAAATTGACGATCCAAATGCACTATACAACGATGCAACTGCTAAACTTACGGACCAAGATCTTAGTTTTCAAAAACATTCAATTTTACCCGGAAAATCAGAGAATGTCGTGTATGAAGCATTTAACTTAGTGAATAACAAAAATCCACTTATTTTTAAAATACAGGACGGAACTGGAGAATCCAATTCATCAGATGTGTTGAGTGGACATAGTACAGTCAAAATTCCTATGAGTAATGTTAAAGAAGCAACACTATCAAGCTTAATTAATTAG
- a CDS encoding site-specific integrase: MASINKRGKKWNARVSYYDDLGNRKFINQGGFRTKREAQEWANQNEIDVSNGINPRLGKQLFTDYFLKWYQTYKEPILAKSSRLRYQYTLGIVNNYFAGKRLDEITRTDYQKFLNDYANPVGRSPRSLSSSEKVNVQIKSAVQYAIDDGIIKRNFTAHTKISGRPEKPKEMKYLDGKDAEKLTRALESDLTFAHLTKLMALVSLQTGARYSEVAGLTWDCFSFDFKTLRINKTWDTLQRNGFADTKNEQSKRLIKITDHLADILKSFHALQIIKLEELGIDNPLDLIFINQYGRVPDNTSANQTLHRVLKRIGSKDITFHGLRHTHASYLIYKGVSIYYISERLGHSNYSTTIRVYSHLLREMEKKETSKALVALSSMDGLVHKSVHKSYKNA; encoded by the coding sequence ATGGCAAGTATTAATAAGCGTGGTAAAAAATGGAATGCGCGTGTTTCATATTACGATGATTTAGGGAATCGTAAATTTATCAATCAAGGTGGTTTTCGAACTAAGCGTGAAGCCCAAGAATGGGCTAACCAAAATGAAATTGATGTTAGCAATGGTATAAATCCAAGATTAGGTAAGCAACTATTTACGGATTACTTTTTAAAATGGTATCAGACTTATAAGGAGCCAATTTTAGCAAAGTCCAGTCGCCTACGTTATCAGTATACACTTGGAATTGTTAATAATTATTTTGCGGGCAAACGGTTAGATGAAATAACACGCACCGATTATCAGAAGTTTCTAAACGATTATGCTAATCCTGTAGGTCGAAGCCCTCGTTCGCTTAGCAGCTCCGAAAAAGTTAACGTGCAAATTAAGTCAGCCGTCCAATATGCTATCGATGATGGCATTATTAAGCGCAATTTTACAGCGCACACTAAAATTAGTGGGCGCCCAGAAAAGCCTAAAGAAATGAAATATTTAGACGGTAAAGATGCGGAAAAGCTGACTCGCGCGCTTGAATCAGACTTAACGTTTGCTCATTTAACTAAGCTGATGGCGTTGGTTAGTTTGCAAACTGGTGCTCGTTACAGCGAAGTTGCCGGTCTAACATGGGATTGTTTCTCTTTTGATTTCAAAACTCTGAGAATCAATAAGACCTGGGATACATTACAACGAAATGGATTCGCTGATACCAAAAACGAACAGTCCAAGCGGCTAATAAAAATTACTGATCACTTAGCTGATATTTTAAAAAGTTTTCACGCTCTGCAGATTATAAAGTTAGAAGAACTAGGAATTGATAATCCACTTGATTTGATATTTATTAATCAGTATGGACGTGTACCGGACAACACAAGCGCAAATCAGACGCTTCACAGAGTTTTAAAACGTATTGGGTCTAAAGACATTACCTTTCACGGACTGCGCCATACACACGCTTCATATTTGATTTACAAAGGTGTCTCAATTTACTATATCTCTGAACGATTGGGTCATTCTAATTATTCTACAACCATCCGTGTTTACTCGCACCTTTTACGAGAAATGGAAAAAAAGGAGACGAGCAAAGCCCTTGTGGCTCTAAGTTCGATGGACGGTTTGGTGCACAAGTCGGTGCACAAATCTTACAAAAACGCCTAA
- a CDS encoding DEAD/DEAH box helicase yields MLDVFKTKFAAAGFTELSPIQTAVAEPLAAGQSVLGLAPTGSGKTLAFTWPMLEALRVGEGTQALILAPSQELAMQTTNVVREWGQLIDAKVLAITGGANVKRQMEKLKKHPEVIVGTPGRITNLIADGKIKLGHLKMMIVDEADELLTDETLDQIREILDATFAETLQLGFFSATETKILDELPRWFGQHVEKIDVRAIDQTQGVVRHRTMQVGNRHRVDLLKRISRVDHMRALVFFNKMQELQHVALELRHQHVSYVALTSNQRQVEREKALRLFRQGKVGLLLTTDLAARGLDVPELPAVINYQLPKDVTTYIHRSGRTGRMGADGLVLTFGDDHDVRDFKKLMATTDYEIKPGYLVDYHIVDTKPDKVVPPLTFDHPETAGNAANGRHRVVSAGHPDEVKRVETSRKRPAAATPKKKKGHNKHSKKKGMRKKNRDRFSNQ; encoded by the coding sequence ATGTTAGACGTATTTAAAACTAAATTTGCGGCGGCGGGGTTCACCGAGTTGTCGCCGATTCAAACGGCAGTGGCCGAGCCACTTGCAGCTGGTCAATCGGTGTTAGGACTCGCACCAACGGGGTCTGGTAAGACCCTAGCGTTTACGTGGCCAATGCTCGAAGCGTTGCGGGTCGGAGAAGGCACGCAGGCACTGATCTTAGCGCCATCACAAGAACTCGCAATGCAAACAACCAACGTGGTGCGCGAGTGGGGCCAGTTGATCGATGCCAAAGTCCTCGCGATTACGGGGGGGGCTAACGTTAAGCGGCAGATGGAAAAGCTCAAAAAGCATCCTGAAGTAATTGTTGGGACGCCGGGGCGGATTACTAACCTGATTGCGGATGGTAAGATCAAGCTTGGGCATTTGAAGATGATGATCGTCGACGAAGCCGATGAATTACTGACAGATGAAACCTTGGATCAGATTCGTGAAATTCTCGACGCTACATTTGCTGAAACGTTACAATTAGGCTTCTTCTCAGCAACCGAAACTAAAATTTTAGATGAGTTGCCACGCTGGTTTGGTCAGCATGTTGAAAAAATCGATGTGCGGGCCATTGATCAGACCCAGGGGGTGGTTCGGCACCGGACGATGCAAGTGGGTAATCGGCACCGGGTGGACTTACTGAAACGGATTAGTCGTGTTGACCATATGCGGGCCCTCGTTTTCTTCAATAAGATGCAGGAACTCCAACATGTCGCCTTAGAATTACGACACCAGCACGTGAGTTACGTTGCCTTGACCAGTAATCAACGTCAGGTTGAACGTGAAAAAGCGTTGCGGTTATTCCGGCAAGGCAAAGTCGGGCTGTTGTTGACCACTGATTTGGCGGCTCGGGGTCTAGACGTGCCTGAATTGCCAGCTGTGATCAACTATCAGCTACCTAAAGATGTCACGACTTATATTCACCGGAGTGGTCGGACAGGCCGCATGGGTGCTGATGGACTAGTCTTGACGTTCGGTGACGACCATGATGTCCGCGACTTTAAGAAGCTGATGGCGACGACCGACTATGAAATTAAGCCGGGTTACTTGGTTGATTATCATATTGTTGATACGAAACCAGATAAAGTTGTTCCACCGTTAACGTTCGACCATCCAGAAACGGCTGGCAACGCGGCTAACGGTCGGCACCGGGTCGTGAGTGCTGGTCACCCAGATGAGGTTAAACGAGTGGAGACGAGCCGGAAGCGGCCCGCTGCGGCAACACCTAAAAAGAAGAAAGGTCACAATAAGCATTCTAAGAAAAAAGGGATGCGCAAGAAAAATCGTGATCGCTTTAGCAATCAGTAA
- a CDS encoding Gfo/Idh/MocA family protein — MLKLGIIGTNWITQQFIDAAAASGEWQLTSVYSRHAETAQAFAAKNHADETFTDLDAFFSRGSFDTVYIASPNSLHFAQAKQAIAYGKHVIVEKPAVANQQEFEQLDAVLKAHPDVLLFEAARQIHEVNFQRVKDQIKKLSLVQGATLTYMKYSSRYDAVLAGEEPNIFSLNFAGGALQDLGVYLAYDAVGWFGMPEEVAYYPTLIRTGVDGKGVAILRYADFTVTLNVGKTSNSFLPSEINGLRDAIVMDNPAELGQITYQDKDGQEHAIGAQPDTNPMLAEARDFATVINDPSNHQTEYLAWRQLSRNVNKLLFNLRQSGHLYFTGEAPDTDK, encoded by the coding sequence ATGTTAAAATTAGGAATTATCGGAACGAATTGGATTACGCAACAATTTATTGATGCTGCCGCTGCCTCTGGTGAATGGCAATTGACGAGTGTTTATTCCCGCCATGCTGAGACCGCGCAGGCTTTTGCCGCCAAGAATCATGCCGATGAGACTTTTACGGATTTAGATGCATTTTTCAGTCGGGGTAGTTTTGATACGGTCTACATTGCGTCACCAAACAGTCTGCATTTTGCCCAGGCTAAACAAGCAATCGCCTATGGTAAGCACGTCATCGTCGAGAAGCCAGCCGTGGCGAACCAACAAGAATTTGAACAGTTAGATGCCGTTTTAAAGGCTCACCCTGATGTCCTATTATTTGAAGCAGCACGCCAGATTCACGAAGTTAATTTCCAACGCGTCAAGGATCAGATTAAAAAGTTATCCTTAGTTCAGGGTGCGACGTTGACTTACATGAAGTACTCGTCACGGTATGACGCCGTCTTGGCTGGTGAAGAACCGAATATCTTCTCGTTGAACTTTGCCGGTGGGGCGCTTCAGGATTTAGGTGTGTACCTGGCCTACGATGCGGTCGGCTGGTTCGGCATGCCGGAAGAGGTGGCTTACTACCCAACCTTGATTCGAACGGGCGTTGACGGTAAGGGTGTGGCTATTTTACGCTACGCTGACTTTACGGTGACCTTGAACGTTGGTAAGACTAGTAATTCGTTCTTGCCATCTGAAATCAACGGTCTGCGCGACGCTATTGTGATGGATAATCCTGCTGAACTTGGACAAATCACTTATCAAGATAAGGATGGTCAGGAGCATGCGATTGGGGCGCAACCCGATACCAATCCAATGCTGGCCGAGGCGCGCGACTTCGCAACCGTTATCAATGACCCAAGCAATCACCAGACGGAATACTTAGCTTGGCGGCAACTTAGTCGAAATGTTAATAAACTATTATTTAATTTGCGGCAGTCAGGGCACCTATATTTTACGGGTGAAGCCCCTGATACCGATAAATAG
- a CDS encoding cold-shock protein, with the protein MKNGTVKWFNADKGYGFITGEDGNDVFVHFSAIQTDGFKTLEEGQKVTFDEESSDRGPQAANVVPQ; encoded by the coding sequence ATGAAAAATGGTACTGTAAAATGGTTCAATGCTGATAAGGGTTATGGCTTTATTACTGGTGAAGATGGCAACGATGTATTCGTTCACTTCTCAGCTATCCAAACTGACGGTTTCAAGACCTTAGAAGAAGGCCAAAAAGTTACCTTTGATGAAGAATCAAGCGATCGTGGCCCACAAGCTGCTAACGTTGTTCCTCAATAA
- a CDS encoding DUF4828 domain-containing protein, with protein MKRRGAILFGLSLLAGLSSTLLHKRHPSTIADGDLAVFYAGTWTYRDEAHHRDHTLEIDPNMMIRIDGRSVPATVESISSSALVLLDQYGFHLEVRANEQRPVTLFDEADDRSYVILSPNT; from the coding sequence GTGAAGCGGCGTGGCGCAATATTATTTGGTTTATCATTACTTGCAGGACTTTCTAGTACACTACTCCACAAACGGCACCCTAGTACGATCGCTGACGGTGACTTAGCGGTTTTCTACGCGGGAACTTGGACCTATCGTGATGAGGCTCATCACCGGGACCACACGTTGGAGATTGATCCCAACATGATGATTCGCATCGACGGGCGCTCGGTACCAGCCACCGTCGAATCCATCTCATCGAGTGCGCTCGTCTTACTTGATCAATATGGATTTCACCTTGAGGTGCGGGCTAATGAGCAACGACCTGTAACCCTCTTTGACGAAGCCGATGATCGCAGTTATGTCATCTTATCGCCAAATACCTAA
- a CDS encoding GH25 family lysozyme: MTKRQHYRPVYAKTRWARWRYRLGWLLVLLVIIGSVWGGLAWLRWRSDAVVSGFDVRGVAVSQNDGYLDFAALQNDGLKFVYLHATQGASYTDDNFASNYERIVGTSLGVGVIHTFSFSSTAAAQAAYFEKTVGDSIGNLPIAIQVQYYGDYTDQTIAVRKSRAKLKALVTTLTQDYNRSCVVWSTPAVAKQIVKPALKDTDLWLDTAKTHQQGRRVMFMHYSDRAVYRQNGTRQEFAGILFNGSVTAYNKVVAQGLN; the protein is encoded by the coding sequence ATGACAAAGCGGCAACATTATCGACCAGTATACGCAAAAACGCGGTGGGCGCGGTGGCGTTATCGACTGGGCTGGTTATTAGTTCTATTAGTAATCATTGGCAGCGTTTGGGGCGGCTTGGCTTGGTTACGTTGGCGTAGTGACGCTGTCGTGAGTGGGTTTGATGTCCGTGGGGTTGCTGTGTCACAAAATGACGGTTATTTAGATTTTGCGGCCTTGCAAAATGATGGGCTCAAGTTTGTCTATTTACACGCTACTCAAGGAGCTAGTTATACGGATGATAACTTTGCAAGCAATTATGAACGAATCGTTGGCACAAGTTTAGGTGTTGGCGTAATCCATACGTTTAGTTTTTCATCGACTGCTGCGGCCCAAGCGGCCTATTTCGAGAAAACGGTCGGGGATAGCATCGGCAATTTACCAATTGCGATTCAAGTGCAATACTACGGTGACTACACGGACCAGACGATTGCGGTTCGAAAAAGTCGTGCCAAGCTTAAGGCATTAGTGACCACGTTGACCCAGGATTATAATCGCTCCTGCGTCGTATGGTCAACGCCCGCAGTTGCCAAGCAGATCGTTAAGCCCGCACTAAAAGACACTGACTTATGGCTGGACACGGCGAAGACCCACCAACAGGGACGACGAGTGATGTTTATGCATTATTCCGATCGCGCCGTTTACCGCCAGAACGGGACTCGTCAAGAGTTCGCTGGAATTCTATTCAACGGTAGTGTGACAGCGTACAATAAAGTTGTGGCGCAGGGCTTAAATTAA
- a CDS encoding MurR/RpiR family transcriptional regulator, giving the protein MSTQSPVHRNRVLTLIRSYYPNLSVTDRKIADYIIADPIKTAAQSISDLAAAVGVSTATVSRFVKRISFSSFRDFSRELTAAEPIEQTNAEAFQDVEKQTTFKGIAESTFNSIRSSLDQTSQVMTEADLKRAVELLLNARSIGFYGLGGSAVAALDGYHKFVRTGIPCAHNSDYDMQLMQAAQMNASDVAVVISHTGRNQQTLQVLATLTSQSVPVIALTSFGNSPLAKDSTVAFISVAEEINYRSEGLTSLIAQMSIIDSLFLMTAVHGNIEMAESLGRVREAISQTRTEL; this is encoded by the coding sequence ATGTCCACACAATCACCAGTACATCGCAATCGGGTCCTGACTTTAATTCGGTCTTATTATCCGAATTTAAGTGTGACGGACCGCAAGATTGCTGACTATATTATTGCCGACCCAATTAAAACGGCGGCTCAGTCGATTTCAGACTTGGCTGCCGCGGTTGGCGTTTCAACGGCCACGGTTTCACGGTTTGTCAAACGGATTAGTTTTAGTAGCTTCCGTGACTTCTCACGTGAACTAACGGCGGCCGAACCGATTGAACAAACTAATGCGGAAGCTTTTCAAGATGTCGAAAAACAAACGACTTTCAAAGGAATTGCGGAATCAACATTCAATAGTATTCGTAGTTCGCTAGATCAGACAAGTCAGGTAATGACGGAAGCAGATCTCAAGCGGGCGGTGGAATTATTGCTAAATGCTCGCTCGATTGGCTTTTATGGCCTCGGGGGCTCCGCAGTCGCTGCCTTAGATGGGTATCATAAGTTTGTGCGCACCGGTATTCCGTGTGCCCATAATAGTGACTATGATATGCAACTGATGCAAGCGGCTCAGATGAATGCCAGTGACGTGGCAGTGGTTATCTCACATACCGGGCGTAATCAGCAAACACTACAAGTGCTAGCCACCCTGACTTCACAAAGTGTGCCAGTGATCGCTTTAACTAGCTTCGGTAACTCGCCCCTGGCTAAGGACAGTACCGTTGCCTTTATTTCAGTTGCAGAAGAAATTAACTATCGTTCGGAAGGGCTGACTTCGTTGATTGCCCAGATGAGTATTATCGATAGTCTCTTCTTGATGACTGCTGTTCATGGCAATATCGAAATGGCAGAAAGTCTTGGCCGGGTTCGCGAGGCCATTAGTCAAACACGAACGGAGCTTTAA
- a CDS encoding alpha/beta hydrolase produces the protein MYNRPNWQRRRRSLLVLVLGLLFLGFLIQPSYQWTKTNVAAMAGRHDSQMSPIIMIPGSSATQNRFDTLVKQLNKADHRRHSLIKLTVMTDDTIKMTGSLRARDNEPIIVVGFQNNRDGYDNIKHQARWFSLAFKKLAAKYQFNNFKAIGHSNGGLIYTYYFEHYFNRDDIKVKRIMTIGSPYNFSEANLNHKTQMLADFIKYRDRLPKSATMYSVAGTENYDSDGLVPARSVEAGKYIYQGQVKHFTEITVTGTNAQHSDLPQNAQIVTLIRTYMLDKPKQTRKGLVSTGTVE, from the coding sequence ATGTATAATCGACCTAATTGGCAGCGACGGCGGCGAAGTCTGTTAGTGCTTGTATTAGGCTTACTGTTTCTGGGCTTTTTGATTCAGCCCTCATACCAGTGGACGAAAACCAACGTGGCTGCGATGGCAGGACGCCATGATTCGCAGATGTCACCAATTATTATGATTCCCGGCAGTAGTGCGACTCAGAATCGGTTTGACACCTTAGTCAAGCAACTTAATAAGGCTGATCATCGTCGGCATAGTTTAATTAAGCTGACCGTGATGACGGATGATACGATTAAAATGACGGGGTCGTTGCGTGCCCGTGATAACGAGCCAATCATCGTCGTTGGCTTTCAAAATAATCGTGACGGCTATGATAATATTAAGCATCAGGCCCGTTGGTTCTCACTGGCCTTTAAGAAGTTGGCTGCCAAGTATCAATTCAATAATTTCAAAGCAATTGGTCACTCGAATGGTGGTCTGATTTATACGTACTACTTTGAACACTATTTTAATCGCGACGATATTAAGGTCAAACGAATTATGACCATTGGCTCACCTTACAATTTCTCAGAAGCTAATTTGAATCATAAGACACAAATGTTAGCTGACTTTATTAAGTACCGCGATCGATTGCCTAAGTCAGCGACAATGTATTCGGTCGCAGGTACCGAAAACTATGATTCAGACGGTCTTGTTCCAGCGCGGAGTGTCGAGGCTGGCAAGTATATCTATCAAGGGCAAGTCAAGCATTTTACAGAGATTACGGTTACTGGTACGAATGCCCAGCACTCCGATTTACCTCAAAATGCGCAAATTGTCACGTTGATTAGAACTTACATGTTGGATAAGCCGAAACAGACTCGTAAGGGCTTAGTATCGACGGGGACTGTCGAATGA
- a CDS encoding PTS transporter subunit EIIC gives MWLDEQRLIQRLVPRLLRFRQTNFYRIIQRTLMLTFPFILIGTFSQIIQLTVLTKTGFIASIFHLSKWVPYYRYLHYPFDSLTTLTLNGVAVVAAFGAAKYHAKLNQRDDQLAGLTAAIALLIVAYQYTNQNQIGIFNTLLIGTNGLTGALIVGGLTGLFFKWFSKPVPAQSSPHTADILTRTFSSLLPMALILVLAVLVSLALNWLMIITYSAESWSAFQKYATTSHSLWLTFGMAVVTLLLEILGLAGPYQERLVTNSATMTANLNYALTHHSAYHVPYPYTANTLYHAFGTFGGTGMLLALVIAIYIGSNNHNYHVVARWSLLPALFNSNGPLLTGLPVLYNPIYLIPFVLAPVVNMGLAALAIGFHWIPPVVYPVPVGTPGPLIAFIGTNGNVVALLLGIVDLALSVVIYLPFMRLAETIVQAAQAQVGGAKHV, from the coding sequence GTGTGGCTTGATGAACAACGGTTAATTCAACGGTTAGTGCCGCGATTGTTGCGGTTTCGGCAAACTAACTTTTATCGGATTATTCAACGGACCTTGATGTTGACGTTCCCATTCATTTTGATCGGGACGTTCAGTCAGATTATTCAGCTGACCGTGTTGACGAAAACGGGGTTTATTGCCAGTATTTTTCACCTGTCAAAATGGGTCCCGTATTACCGTTACTTACACTATCCGTTTGATAGTTTAACAACCTTGACGCTCAACGGTGTGGCCGTAGTGGCAGCGTTTGGTGCAGCAAAATACCATGCCAAACTCAATCAGCGCGATGACCAATTAGCGGGATTGACCGCCGCGATTGCGTTATTGATCGTGGCTTATCAGTATACGAATCAAAACCAAATTGGTATTTTTAACACTTTATTGATCGGGACTAACGGTCTAACGGGCGCATTGATTGTGGGTGGCTTGACCGGCCTGTTTTTCAAATGGTTCAGCAAGCCGGTTCCGGCACAAAGTAGTCCGCATACGGCCGATATCTTGACACGGACTTTCAGTTCACTACTTCCAATGGCCTTAATACTAGTATTGGCCGTGCTAGTGAGCCTCGCTTTGAACTGGCTGATGATTATTACGTACTCTGCTGAAAGTTGGTCGGCATTTCAAAAGTACGCAACGACTAGTCACAGTCTGTGGCTGACCTTTGGCATGGCAGTTGTGACGCTGTTGTTAGAAATTCTTGGACTAGCTGGTCCGTACCAAGAACGCTTGGTGACCAACAGTGCGACAATGACGGCCAATTTGAATTATGCACTCACACATCACTCGGCGTATCACGTGCCGTATCCGTATACGGCCAACACGTTGTATCACGCATTTGGGACGTTTGGCGGAACGGGGATGTTGCTGGCCTTAGTGATTGCCATTTATATCGGTAGCAACAATCATAACTACCACGTAGTCGCGCGGTGGAGTCTATTACCTGCGCTCTTTAATAGTAATGGACCGCTACTGACAGGCTTACCAGTTCTATATAATCCAATCTATCTAATACCATTTGTGCTTGCGCCTGTCGTAAATATGGGACTGGCGGCGCTGGCAATTGGGTTTCATTGGATTCCACCCGTGGTTTATCCGGTTCCCGTGGGTACGCCGGGACCGTTGATTGCCTTTATCGGCACTAACGGTAACGTGGTGGCACTTTTACTTGGTATCGTTGATTTGGCACTATCAGTGGTGATCTATTTGCCGTTCATGCGGTTGGCGGAAACCATTGTGCAGGCGGCGCAAGCACAGGTGGGGGGTGCTAAGCATGTATAA